The Ipomoea triloba cultivar NCNSP0323 chromosome 14, ASM357664v1 region TGTATTGACAAGTTAAACAAAGCTGTGGCTGCATCTTTCTTGCCCCTAGGAGTTCCATTTCCCAATAAATCAACAAGCGGTTGTATTGCCCCAGACTTCCCAATCTTAATCTTGTTATCCTCAATAACCGAGAGGCTAAAAAGAGTGGCAGCCGAGTTTTCTTTAGCCTCAGGGCTCCCTGTCTTAAGGACATGAATCAAAGGTTCAATTGCATTGGCATTACCAATTGCAGACttgttattatcattaattgataaattaagGAGTGCAGTAACAGCATTTTCCTGCACTTGTGGGTCTACTGAATACAGTAAGTTAACTAACAGACTGATAGCACCACAATTTGCAATCACAATACGGTTGTCCATATTATGCTTTGCTAGTAATCGGAGTTCAGCTGTTGCTTCTCTCTGCAAATCAATAGAAGTGCTCTTCAAGTCCTCAACAAGCTTTTTAACTTGCTCCTCCACTTCCGCAATATCAGCCCTTGTTCCTGCAGCAGTGGAAGAAACTATTCTCGGAACAAAGGCCTCAGATGACCTGCGCCAGAAAGATGGAGGACGAGGCCTTGTCCCAAGTGGTGACAGGAACTCAGACTCTCTCCTCGAGGCGGCCATTGTAGCAGCAGGTTTAGATTCTGGTGCAACCTTCATTGAAGTATCAGCACTGGCAGATGAAGACATCTCATTTCCATCATCAGCACTCACATGTGAAAATTTTGAATCAGACAGCGTGCTGGGTGCAGAGGTAGTTCGGTTATGGCCATGATGGAAATCTTCATCAGCTGATGACACACAATTCATAGATAGTGGCATAGAATAGCGGCTAACTTGGTCCATACTCTGTTTTCCTGAGTTTGCCAACCCGTCTTCGGAACTTTCAAGAGACATCCGCTCAACAGTCAATCTATTACTTTCAATTTCTGGCAAAGATTCCTCTGAAGATGAACGGAGATGAGACTGAGATGTTGTCTCAATTTGAATTGCAGTAGATGAGATTGAATTTTTCCTTGGGGAATCGAAAGAGTGAGTTGATTCAGGTGAAGTTGAATTATTAGCCCTTGAATGAGGAAAGATATGATTCTCCCTGGGTGTACCAGATTCCATCTGTGCTATAACTGGAGTAGTTTGATTCAAGCTAAAAGGCTTCACTGGATCAGGCAGCTTTACATCATTAGATTCACACCAATTTGCAATCAGTGCCTTAACAGTGTAGTTGGGAATAAGATTTGGATGAGCCAGGGTCTGCCGTGTCTTAGGGCAGACATTGAGCCCAAGATCAATCCAATTTCGAATGAAAGCTCGTTCATAAGTTTGTCCAGATGCAACAATTACAGGGTCTGTCATGAGCTCAAGTGATAGAGGACAACAGAAATCTGCAGGTATTGGCACAGAGGTATAGCTCTCAGAATGTTTCATCATTACAAGGGAGTCATGCATATGAGTAACAAGAGCACTAATTTGCTCAATATATTCAACATCATCACTCTTTTCTGCTTGTTCTGCATTGTCCTTCAACTTTTCAAGTGCCACGAGCTCAATTAGAAGTTCCTGGTTTGACTTTAAGCTCAGGGAGTCTGCTATTTTTGACATGCTATCTGAGCTAGCCCCAGAACCTTCCACTTGATTTTTTATAGCTTTTCTGATGATTGGTGATAACAATTCATTATCAATTGACTTGATTTTCATTATACAGtgctgcaaaccaaacacaggGCATCCAGTTCAGGAGTTTAAATGTATTTCTTTCAGATGAGTATAATGGCAGACGAATTGGTATATGTTTTAACTAAACTCTGGTGTATAAAAATAATGGGAGATAAGAATATATACAAATCAGCACCTACCTCAAGAGATGTCAAGCTTGCTTCAGCAGGAAGTGAACAATCAGAAGAGACAAGTAGCTCAAGAATTTCCAGGCTGCAACTCTGAACCTTTACAATTAATGATTCAGCTTGCAAAACCTGCATGTAATCCAATAATCAGTTAGATAAAAATAGTGTACCAAAAACTACTCCCTTTTAGTAGCATAGGGTAAAGAACTCAAAAGGCTTTACGTATTAACCAAAAAGTAAGATCAGCATGAAAGAGGAAAGGGACAAAGGGATTCTTTACCACATTTAAACAACAGACAGGAAACCACACTTTCGATTAAACTTTTATTGCTTTATCATGAACATGGGATTCAGTGATTTCAAATCCAGAGGTTAGTTGGGTGTGGGTGTgggtgtgggtgtgtgtgtaaTTTAACTCGAGCATATCTGATgacatacaaaataaaatttactgcTCAATAGTTGCCAGGTTTCGAATAGCTCCCTTAGTTGATCAATTGAATGGCCGAATCCAGCAAATGCTTTTTGAAACAGTTCATCAGAGACTATTTCAGAATCAACAATGCCATAGAGAATTGGCTTTAATAGCTTCAGTATGTCTTCTGCCTTCCAATAATACTTGAGAACTAGTAAAGAACTGATGTTCTCCAGTGATGATATATGAAAGAAGCTTGAGATGTTGTTAAGAAGTGCTTTTAATAAAGAAATCTCCATCCCGCCTGTTCTTTAAAACAGTATATATCCTCAGTAAAGCGaatcaatattaaataaaacctGTAAGATAGAGATTGAAATAAGTAAACACCCAAGAGAagtcaaaattacaaaattgtatGATAGACATTGATCCTCAAATATTCCTGTTACCAACTAGAATTCTGAGAAAAAATCACAGAAACTCTAGTATGAGAAGAACAATTCAACTCTAAATTTTCCCAGCTAATCCcttaagtaaaaataataattctggCAACGGTTAATCAATTTTGTTTGCAAAAACCTCAAAGCAACTTAGTACAAGAACAATTGACAAAGGAATATAATAACTGACAATCTGGTGGAAAATATAATGTgttattttaattgttatatatatttttaaaatgtaatagttttgtgTAATATGGTAAGTTCACTGAATTTTTAATGCGTCTAGAGTCTGTCATTAAAACTAGTTGATAAATCAGTAACTGAATCATGTTAGAATTCAGTATGTTCTCATTCTTAAAGATCTACAAATAGGGATTTCTATGTACTTTGAGGGtaaaaagttacggagtataagGTTAATGAATTATCTAGGTTGTCCTGTGTAGCTTGCTTTGTTAAAGGtttttactttctgtttttggACTATATAGTGAACTTCCTCAGATTTTTTCCCAAGAAGGTTGATTCCTCCAATTTCTATCCCCTATTTCCCTGAAGTTAAATTTCCTTTTCTGGTTTAGTGGGCTGCAgcacaaaattgacaaaaaataaGGAACATCTTATTTCTAGAAAGCAAAGATATGAAAAACCATATTAACTGTATCAAACAAGTAAAGTCTAGCAAAAATAACTTGATAGCGATCTAGCATTGTAGAAAGATAATCATTTCATAATTTGAGCAGTAAAATTCACCTAATTAATTGCTGGTTATATAATGTGCAATTCAGTGCAAATTAGAGGACAAAGAGATTAACCATTATTGACTTATGAGTTTGTCTACAATGGAAAAGAAACACTGACTGGAAATTACTAATGTACAAACCTGAGTATTAAAATTCTCAGCTTCAAACATTCATATTGATTTCTCGGGTGATTCTAAGAATCCAAGAAAACTTCCATGGCACAAATAACTTCTCAACTACCCTTGATTGGCTCCAACATCTAATAAGCTTCACACGATGAAAACCtgcaactaaaaaaaaataaaaaaaaatagaactctCAAAAATAGTCTCAATAGAACCTATGTAATTCAGCAAAGCAAAAGGGCCTTGACGCCCCTCATTTTTATATGTTCTCTTGTTTTGTTAAAAGGCAACCCAGGAAAAAGACTACATCAAAATGTACAACTTTTGCAAAAATATCACTTAGGTGCCCTAGAACATTGTCATAGAGCCCAATTATAAACAAAACCTCAAGGTGAAAAAAGATTTACTTGTTTATTCCTTTCTTAAATAGATTGAATAATGGAAACTAAAGTTATAATAATCTACAATGTGATACTGCAGCCAGCCTAAATGTTATCTttcaattcaatccatcaaaagaagaagaaggcatTCTAGAATGTGATATAGAAAACAGCCAAAATGTTATCTTCCAATTGGATTcaccaaaagaagaagaagcactGAAGCAGTCAAGCAGATATCCATTAGGCCACTAATGGAATTTAATGTAGTCATTGCACCATTAATAGATGATCATGGTTCCAAATTATTCAATAGCATTGACTGCAATAATGAGAAGTGCTGGCAACAAGTTTTCATGGCTTAACTTCCATTTCATGTGAATGCGTTATATTATGAACCAGTATATGCCAAGGGAAGGCACAAAGCAAACTAGTATGCCATAGGTAGAAATTAGGTCAAATTTGACTTAGTTCTGCAGTCAAAGTTTTCATTGCAGTTAATTAGTTTGTTAGTAGTCTTGTATTGGGAAAAATCTAACAAATTGTATATCCGAATTACATCCATGTCAACCAAGCATAAGGTATTTGGTTTTGTCCACTCTTATACAATTCAGCCTTATTCACTCTTATCTAAGTGAGTTCTTATCCAGTTATCCAACCTTATGCACTCTTATCCGGTTGAAAGGTACATGTAATTGTCAGCCGGTGAAACTCACAATTTGAAAAGGCTGGAAAGCAAGGCAGGACTCCTTTAGACATCAAAATGAGTTAATCTTTTCAGAAAATACAAAAATGGCAATATCAGTAATTACAGCATTATATGCATGATCTTATTGTAAGAGCTTTGGTCATTACAATCCCAGTAGGAGTCTCTTCATTTCCAAAAACTAAAGTAGGCAAGTTCAGCTCTAAACCTCTTGGGACAGACAACTCTTAGCAGATTGTCCTCAATAACATTATGTCAttcaaaattctcaaaaaaatatatgaggTACAAAATCAAGTGCTACTATAGCCAAACCCTAAGGAGACCCAAAACACCAGCCTTGCTTAACATCATCACCATTCAACAACTACCCCACCCACCCATCACCCATCACCCccccctcccaaaaaaaaaaaaacacacacacacacacacacagacaatCACCTCTTCCAACTGCAAAATTGCAGTTGGCATTTCCAATCTTTTACTGGAATTTTCCGTTAGTCAAAATTAAGCTGTAAAAAGGGAATTTAAAAACAAGCAAAATCAAAAGGGATCACAAATCACATCTGAGAATCCAGTCTTGATAAACCAAGCAGCAAAAACTCAATGTACAATTGATGACCTAatgagaaataataaaataaaaagaacgaATGGAATTGAAAAACCTTAGCTTGAATCTGAGAGCTTACCGAATTAAGAACTCGGGCAGAATTGAGTAGAACGATCGAAGAACAGCGAATCAAGGCGACTAGAATCGGagatattgaaaagaaaaagccTCTATGGACTAACCTCTCACttcaattttcatttgattttgcTTTTTAGTCTTCACAGTTGACAGACAATGGGgttttacaattattttctttttaatttatttatacccTCTGGCAGTCTGGCCTTTGAATATCTCTGATTTCTTCTTTGGGTTGGGAAATGATAAAATTGAAGACCATGCATTCCAATTTACTAATTTAGTACTTTATCAaatgattatttatatatataacttggcagaaaaaattatatatatccacTCCAGGCTTCATCGTTCTACTTGGAAAAGTGACTGCATGTCACTTAATCACATTGATAACTCGTATAGTACctatatattattaccattgaaaAAGATAAGGAAATATATTGTGGATGCAtttgcatggtaacaatagttggaaaagataacggaagtttttttttttcaattcttttttggTGAACAAGAGGGGCAAAGCCCCGGTGAAAAAGAAACTAGTGAATCCTCCTGGTTGCGACGTTCAAGGCGTCCCTTGTAAGGATGGCAATGACCCCTTCGGTGGACGATCCAGGATTTACGTCCCCCATTCGTTGGATTGACTAGGGGAGTGCAACGGACGGGTTCGGGCAATTCGAATTTGTGAACCGCCAACCCGTTCGGATTTCGGATTCCTAAATTCAAACTCTATCCGattaaattaattgagtaaCCCTTTCGGTTTTTAAATGTTCGGGTTCGGACGGATTTTATCGGATTTCGGTTTATTTCggattttaaaacattaaaaaaaaaattatctaagATCAATTGTTCAAGTGTTCAACCTTACAAAAATTACAAGGTGGTGAACTAACTAAGCTACAATTGACAAAGCTATAAATTGGCAAActccaaataaaaaattacatcatatattcatagttgaaaaaaaaaaaaaaaaaaaaaacagaaactcCAACCAGCAACAATTCAACGCTCAAAAGTAATCTACTCAATAATCAACAGTCAACACTCAACACTCAACATCTCTTCCTGCTCATTAAAAATCATTAGCCCTTACAAAAACATAAGTTAAAGTGTTAAATAAAGGAACTACACTTGTGCtgttgagagagaaaaaaagctCAGATTGCTATTTTTCATATCAAGGTAAGATAAGGGGGCAAATTGCTACTTGAGTTTTGGATTAAACTCAGAGCAACATACCAACCCTAAACTTCTTTGATTCAGACAAatggtggaagcatcatcatagcTATAAGAAACAACTGTGAAGTTAGTATAATTGTAATCAATATTCAGTAAAAACAAAATAGTTAAGCTTTAAAAACTAAGAACTAAGAACTAAATGAGAGTAAGGGAGAATAATATACCAGTAATATACCTTTCATGTTTTCCTAAATCCATCCAAAGATTCCAtcaataatttcaataattttcagttcacaaaatcaaatcaaatcaaaactaCAGTCAAATTATAAACGCTAACCTTCCTTCCTTTTCAGTATATCACAATAGCAGTATAGCAGACTGCTTCCACTTTAGGGACTTCATTTCAGAACATTggaaattactaaaatttcaCCATTAACATTAAATAGTAAAGCACAGTATAGCACACTGTTTCCACCATGTACAGATATAATCATATACAAGACATTTATACAAATACACAATATAATGAGAAATATAAAACTAGGGTTTAGCAAATTACTTCTTTTCTCCCAAAAATCCATGGAGAACTCAGGTCTTCAATAGTTCAACCCACACCAAGCAGTCACCAGTTCACCAATCAGGCAATCACCGTCGTCACTCGCTAGGGCTTCGACCAAGAATGGACTTATAGACCACCGGAGATGGTCGTCTAAGAGTAGAAACTGAGAAAGAGAACTCAGGTCTCAGTCTCAGTGTCTTGAACTCTCGATTCACTGTCTCAAAGAATGAGAGTATGAGATTACCACTCTACCAGAGTACCAGAAATAGAGAAGAGAACATAATGTCAGAATCACGGATAACACAAGAAAGAATAGAATCTGAGAAAAAGAACTCAAGGTCTCAGTCTCAAACTACAAGCGATCGAGCGTATAGTATTCGACAAACGGAGAAGAGAAGTAGAGAACAAAGAAATGGAGAATGAGAGATTTCAGAGCGTCTAGAACATCGAGGTCGAAGGTCGACTGCGCAAATGGCTCCTCCACCGTATGAAAACCCTaataaatgtttatatatatatatatatatatatatatatatatatatatataNaaaaaaaaaaaaaaaaaaaacagaaactcCAACCAGCAACAATTCAACGCTCAAAAGTAATCTACTCAATAATCAACAGTCAACACTCAACACTCAACATCTCTTCCTGCTCATTAAAAATCATTAGCCCTTACAAAAACATAAGTTAAAGTGTTAAATAAAGGAACTACACTTGTGCtgttgagagagaaaaaaagctCAGATTGCTATTTTTCATATCAAGGTAAGATAAGGGGGCAAATTGCTACTTGAGTTTTGGATTAAACTCAGAGCAACATACCAACCCTAAACTTCTTTGATTCAGACAAatggtggaagcatcatcatagcTATAAGAAACAACTGTGAAGTTAGTATAATTGTAATCAATATTCAGTAAAAACAAAATAGTTAAGCTTTAAAAACTAAGAACTAAGAACTAAATGAGAGTAAGGGAGAATAATATACCAGTAATATACCTTTCATGTTTTCCTAAATCCATCCAAAGATTCCAtcaataatttcaataattttcagttcacaaaatcaaatcaaatcaaaactaCAGTCAAATTATAAACGCTAACCTTCCTTCCTTTTCAGTATATCACAATAGCAGTATAGCAGACTGCTTCCACTTTAGGGACTTCATTTCAGAACATTggaaattactaaaatttcaCCATTAACATTAAATAGTAAAGCACAGTATAGCACACTGTTTCCACCATGTACAGATATAATCATATACAAGACATTTATACAAATACACAATATAATGAGAAATATAAAACTAGGGTTTAGCAAATTACTTCTTTTCTCCCAAAAATCCATGGAGAACTCAGGTCTTCAATAGTTCAACCCACACCAAGCAGTCACCAGTTCACCAATCAGGCAATCACCGTCGTCACTCGCTAGGGCTTCGACCAAGAATGGACTTATAGACCACCGGAGATGGTCGTCTAAGAGTAGAAACTGAGAAAGAGAACTCAGGTCTCAGTCTCAGTGTCTTGAACTCTCGATTCACTGTCTCAAAGAATGAGAGTATGAGATTACCACTCTACCAGAGTACCAGAAATAGAGAAGAGAACATAATGTCAGAATCACGGATAACACAAGAAAGAATAGAATCTGAGAAAAAGAACTCAAGGTCTCAGTCTCAAACTACAAGCGATCGAGCGTATAGTATTCGACAAACGGAGAAGAGAAGTAGAGAACAAAGAAATGGAGAATGAGAGATTTCAGAGCGTCTAGAACATCGAGGTCGAAGGTCGACTGCGCAAATGGCTCCTCCACCGTATGAAAACCCTaataaatgtttatatatatatatatatatatatatatatatatatatatatacgaatgAAAACGATAGCGTATAGCTGAGTACATAACCCTAAGCGCCCAAATGTTCAGATTTTCGAACGGGTCGGTCGCGAAAATCTAGCTCCCAACCCAATTAAATATATCTGGTCTTTTAGGTGGTTTAGGTCGGTTTTGACAAATCGGTTTACGGTCGGTTCGGTTTTGCTTACATCCGGTTCGGCTCGGGTTATGCTCACCCCTAGGATTGACCCATGTTGGCCAGGTAGTTTGCACATTGGTTCCCTTCTCTAAAAACATGACCAATTTCTAGCTCTTGAACTTTACTCATTAGAAAGTTGCAGTCAGCGATTAACGTATCAGCTTCTGGTCGTGATTCTTCctcctgttggtcccaaggggatggggtacaagtctagaggggggggggttggtcccaaggggatggggtacaagtctagaggggggggggtgaatagacttgtataagtttttgcaaatcttttcaacctctcgtgtgtattgaacttaggatgtttaggttcgatacctcacgaggtgaagacaaagttttatgcgcagcggaaatgttatccccttttagttagcacgagttcgagttagttcgagaagtgcgtttatatgcagtgcaatcgagaggttagcgagagataaaaacagtaagtaaatgcaagaaagatttttaagtggttcggccaacccgcctacgtccactcttcttccagaaactccctggaaggattgcactaaaaacttccctttttagtacaatatcgagcgcttgagctttgatcacgaagcccgcctcaagcctcaggtttttcgccccgcttcttgttactccacctctcgagcacttgacctttgatcaccaagcccgcgtcaagcctcaggatcttcacaagacagctcccaggttactccgcctctccaaggtc contains the following coding sequences:
- the LOC116004575 gene encoding U-box domain-containing protein 4-like, translated to MEISLLKALLNNISSFFHISSLENISSLLVLKYYWKAEDILKLLKPILYGIVDSEIVSDELFQKAFAGFGHSIDQLRELFETWQLLSSKFYFVLQAESLIVKVQSCSLEILELLVSSDCSLPAEASLTSLEHCIMKIKSIDNELLSPIIRKAIKNQVEGSGASSDSMSKIADSLSLKSNQELLIELVALEKLKDNAEQAEKSDDVEYIEQISALVTHMHDSLVMMKHSESYTSVPIPADFCCPLSLELMTDPVIVASGQTYERAFIRNWIDLGLNVCPKTRQTLAHPNLIPNYTVKALIANWCESNDVKLPDPVKPFSLNQTTPVIAQMESGTPRENHIFPHSRANNSTSPESTHSFDSPRKNSISSTAIQIETTSQSHLRSSSEESLPEIESNRLTVERMSLESSEDGLANSGKQSMDQVSRYSMPLSMNCVSSADEDFHHGHNRTTSAPSTLSDSKFSHVSADDGNEMSSSASADTSMKVAPESKPAATMAASRRESEFLSPLGTRPRPPSFWRRSSEAFVPRIVSSTAAGTRADIAEVEEQVKKLVEDLKSTSIDLQREATAELRLLAKHNMDNRIVIANCGAISLLVNLLYSVDPQVQENAVTALLNLSINDNNKSAIGNANAIEPLIHVLKTGSPEAKENSAATLFSLSVIEDNKIKIGKSGAIQPLVDLLGNGTPRGKKDAATALFNLSIHPENKTRIVDAGAVKYLVDLMDPAAGMVDKAVAVLSNLSTIHEGRVAIGQEEGIPVLVEVVELGSARGKENAAAALLQLCTNSGRHCNMVLQEGAVPPLVALSQSGTPRAKEKAQALLSYFRNQRPGNAGRN